One window from the genome of Toxotes jaculatrix isolate fToxJac2 chromosome 17, fToxJac2.pri, whole genome shotgun sequence encodes:
- the fermt2 gene encoding fermitin family homolog 2 isoform X4 gives MALDGIRMPDGCYADGTWELKMHVTDLHRDVSLRVTGEIHIGGVMLKLVEKLDVKKDWSDHALWWEKKKTWLLKTHWTLDKYGIQADARLLFTPQHKLLRLQLPNMKHMKVKVNFSDRVFKAVSDICKTFNIRHPEELSLLRKPRDPKKKKKKLEEAEEDDLELEGPLLTPGSGSIYSSPGLYSKTMTPTYDSRDGSPLSPTSAWFGDSPLSEGNPSILAVSQPISSPDILVKLYKPQSLLDKAKINQGWLDSSRSLMEQDVKENEVLLLRFKYHSFFDLNPKYDAIRVNQLYEQAKWAILLEEIECTEEEMMMFAALQYHINKLSIMASDNHMNNSEKEVDEVDAALSDLEITLEGGKTSNTLGDITSIPELADYVKVFKPKKLTLKGYKQYWCTFKDITISCYKSKEESHGTPAHQMNLRGCEVTPDVNISGQKFNIKLLIPVADGMNEIWLRCDTEKQYAHWMAACRLASKGKTMADSSYNLEVQNILSFLKMQHMNPDPQFIEPITTDINPECLVSPRYLKKYKNKQISARILEAHQNVAQMSLIEAKMRFIQAWQSLPEFGITHFLAKFQGGKREELIGITYNRLIRMDASTGDAIKTWRFSNMKQWNVNWEIKMVTVEFADEPSLSFICAEVDCKVVHEFIGGYIFLSTRAKDQNESLDEEMFYKLTSGWV, from the exons ATGGCGTTGGATGGGATCCGGATGCCCGATGGCTGCTACGCCGACGGGACGTGGGAACTGAAGATGCATGTCACTGACCTCCACAGGGACGTGTCGCTGAGGGTCACTGGGGAAATCCACATTGGCGGAGTCATGCTCAAACTCGTGGAGAAACTAG ATGTGAAGAAGGACTGGTCAGACCATGCTTTGtggtgggagaagaagaagacatggCTGCTGAAAACCCACTGGACGTTGGACAAGTATGGCATCCAAGCCGACGCCAGGCTGCTCTTCACACCGCAGCACAAGCTGCTGCGCCTCCAGCTGCCCAACATGAAGCACATGAAGGTCAAGGTCAACTTCTCTGACCGCGTCTTCAAGGCTGTGTCAGACATCTGCAAGACTTTCA acATCCGCCACCCAGAGGAGCTATCTTTACTGCGTAAGCCCCGTGAtcccaagaagaagaagaaaaagttggAAGAGGCTGAGGAGGATGATCTGGAGCTGGAGGGTCCACTGTTAACCCCTGGATCAG GGAGCATCTACTCCAGTCCAGGCTTGTACAGCAAGACCATGACCCCCACCTACGACTCCAGGGACGGCAGCCCACTGTCGCCCACCTCCGCCTGGTTCGGGGACAGCCCCTTGTCCGAAGGCAATCCCAGCATCCTCGCTGTCAGCCAGCCAATCTCCTCACCAGACATCCTGGTGAAACTCTACAAGCCCCAGTCCCTGCTGGACAAAGCCAAAATCAACCAGGG GTGGTTGGACTCATCCAGGTCCCTGATGGAGCAGGATGTGAAGGAGAatgaggtgctgctgctgaggtttAAATACCACAGTTTCTTTGATCTCAACCCTAAG TATGATGCCATCCGAGTGAACCAGCTCTATGAGCAGGCGAAGTGGGCTATCCTGCTGGAGGAAATTGAGTGCACGGAGGAGGAAATGATGATGTTTGCTGCCCTGCAG taCCACATCAACAAGCTGTCAATCATGGCTTCAGACAACCACATGAATAACAGTGAGAAGGAGGTGGATGAGGTGGATGCAGCCCTGTCAGACCTGGAGATCACTTTGGAGGGAGGAAAGACGTCCAACACACTG GGTGACATCACATCTATTCCTGAGCTAGCTGATTATGTCAAAGTCTTCAA ACCCAAGAAACTGACGCTGAAGGGGTATAAGCAGTACTGGTGCACATTCAAGGATATCACAATTTCCTGTTACAAGAGTAAAGAGGAGTCACATGGGACACCTGCTCACCAAATGAATCTTAGAG GTTGTGAGGTAACTCCAGATGTTAACATCTCGGGTCAGAAATTCAACATCAAGTTGCTAATCCCTGTGGCCGATGGCATGAATGAGATCTGGCTTCGGTGTGACACA GAGAAGCAGTACGCCCACTGGATGGCTGCATGTCGCTTAGCCTCCAAAGGGAAGACCATGGCTGACAGCTCGTACAACCTGGAAGTCCAGAACATTTTGTCCTTCCTCAAGATGCAGCACATGAACCCAGACCCTCAGTTCATTGAGCCGATCACCACCGATATCAACCCAGAATGCCTGGTGTCCCCGCGCTATCTGAAGAAGTACAAGAACAAGCAG ATTTCTGCCCGGATCCTTGAAGCCCACCAGAATGTGGCCCAGATGAGTCTCATCGAGGCCAAGATGCGCTTCATTCAGGCGTGGCAGTCCCTGCCCGAGTTTGGAATCACTCATTTCCTTGCCAA gTTCCAGGGTGGAAAGCGGGAGGAGCTGATCGGCATCACTTATAACCGCTTGATCCGGATGGATGCCAGCACTGGAGATGCCATTAAGACTTGGCGCTTTAGCAATATGAAACAGTGGAATGTCAACTGGGAGATCAAGATG GTGACGGTGGAATTTGCAGACGAGCCCAGTCTGTCTTTCATCTGTGCCGAGGTGGACTGTAAGGTGGTCCACGAGTTCATTGGTGGCTACATCTTCCTGTCCACGCGTGCCAAGGACCAGAACGAGTCTCTAGATGAAGAGATGTTCTATAAGCTGACCAGTGGCTGGGTCTGA
- the fermt2 gene encoding fermitin family homolog 2 isoform X2 has translation MALDGIRMPDGCYADGTWELKMHVTDLHRDVSLRVTGEIHIGGVMLKLVEKLDVKKDWSDHALWWEKKKTWLLKTHWTLDKYGIQADARLLFTPQHKLLRLQLPNMKHMKVKVNFSDRVFKAVSDICKTFNIRHPEELSLLRKPRDPKKKKKKLEEAEEDDLELEGPLLTPGSASEVIYIGPVKGSIYSSPGLYSKTMTPTYDSRDGSPLSPTSAWFGDSPLSEGNPSILAVSQPISSPDILVKLYKPQSLLDKAKINQGWLDSSRSLMEQDVKENEVLLLRFKYHSFFDLNPKYDAIRVNQLYEQAKWAILLEEIECTEEEMMMFAALQYHINKLSIMASDNHMNNSEKEVDEVDAALSDLEITLEGGKTSNTLGDITSIPELADYVKVFKPKKLTLKGYKQYWCTFKDITISCYKSKEESHGTPAHQMNLRGCEVTPDVNISGQKFNIKLLIPVADGMNEIWLRCDTEKQYAHWMAACRLASKGKTMADSSYNLEVQNILSFLKMQHMNPDPQFIEPITTDINPECLVSPRYLKKYKNKQISARILEAHQNVAQMSLIEAKMRFIQAWQSLPEFGITHFLAKFQGGKREELIGITYNRLIRMDASTGDAIKTWRFSNMKQWNVNWEIKMVTVEFADEPSLSFICAEVDCKVVHEFIGGYIFLSTRAKDQNESLDEEMFYKLTSGWV, from the exons ATGGCGTTGGATGGGATCCGGATGCCCGATGGCTGCTACGCCGACGGGACGTGGGAACTGAAGATGCATGTCACTGACCTCCACAGGGACGTGTCGCTGAGGGTCACTGGGGAAATCCACATTGGCGGAGTCATGCTCAAACTCGTGGAGAAACTAG ATGTGAAGAAGGACTGGTCAGACCATGCTTTGtggtgggagaagaagaagacatggCTGCTGAAAACCCACTGGACGTTGGACAAGTATGGCATCCAAGCCGACGCCAGGCTGCTCTTCACACCGCAGCACAAGCTGCTGCGCCTCCAGCTGCCCAACATGAAGCACATGAAGGTCAAGGTCAACTTCTCTGACCGCGTCTTCAAGGCTGTGTCAGACATCTGCAAGACTTTCA acATCCGCCACCCAGAGGAGCTATCTTTACTGCGTAAGCCCCGTGAtcccaagaagaagaagaaaaagttggAAGAGGCTGAGGAGGATGATCTGGAGCTGGAGGGTCCACTGTTAACCCCTGGATCAG CCTCTGAGGTAATATACATCGGACCTGTCAAAG GGAGCATCTACTCCAGTCCAGGCTTGTACAGCAAGACCATGACCCCCACCTACGACTCCAGGGACGGCAGCCCACTGTCGCCCACCTCCGCCTGGTTCGGGGACAGCCCCTTGTCCGAAGGCAATCCCAGCATCCTCGCTGTCAGCCAGCCAATCTCCTCACCAGACATCCTGGTGAAACTCTACAAGCCCCAGTCCCTGCTGGACAAAGCCAAAATCAACCAGGG GTGGTTGGACTCATCCAGGTCCCTGATGGAGCAGGATGTGAAGGAGAatgaggtgctgctgctgaggtttAAATACCACAGTTTCTTTGATCTCAACCCTAAG TATGATGCCATCCGAGTGAACCAGCTCTATGAGCAGGCGAAGTGGGCTATCCTGCTGGAGGAAATTGAGTGCACGGAGGAGGAAATGATGATGTTTGCTGCCCTGCAG taCCACATCAACAAGCTGTCAATCATGGCTTCAGACAACCACATGAATAACAGTGAGAAGGAGGTGGATGAGGTGGATGCAGCCCTGTCAGACCTGGAGATCACTTTGGAGGGAGGAAAGACGTCCAACACACTG GGTGACATCACATCTATTCCTGAGCTAGCTGATTATGTCAAAGTCTTCAA ACCCAAGAAACTGACGCTGAAGGGGTATAAGCAGTACTGGTGCACATTCAAGGATATCACAATTTCCTGTTACAAGAGTAAAGAGGAGTCACATGGGACACCTGCTCACCAAATGAATCTTAGAG GTTGTGAGGTAACTCCAGATGTTAACATCTCGGGTCAGAAATTCAACATCAAGTTGCTAATCCCTGTGGCCGATGGCATGAATGAGATCTGGCTTCGGTGTGACACA GAGAAGCAGTACGCCCACTGGATGGCTGCATGTCGCTTAGCCTCCAAAGGGAAGACCATGGCTGACAGCTCGTACAACCTGGAAGTCCAGAACATTTTGTCCTTCCTCAAGATGCAGCACATGAACCCAGACCCTCAGTTCATTGAGCCGATCACCACCGATATCAACCCAGAATGCCTGGTGTCCCCGCGCTATCTGAAGAAGTACAAGAACAAGCAG ATTTCTGCCCGGATCCTTGAAGCCCACCAGAATGTGGCCCAGATGAGTCTCATCGAGGCCAAGATGCGCTTCATTCAGGCGTGGCAGTCCCTGCCCGAGTTTGGAATCACTCATTTCCTTGCCAA gTTCCAGGGTGGAAAGCGGGAGGAGCTGATCGGCATCACTTATAACCGCTTGATCCGGATGGATGCCAGCACTGGAGATGCCATTAAGACTTGGCGCTTTAGCAATATGAAACAGTGGAATGTCAACTGGGAGATCAAGATG GTGACGGTGGAATTTGCAGACGAGCCCAGTCTGTCTTTCATCTGTGCCGAGGTGGACTGTAAGGTGGTCCACGAGTTCATTGGTGGCTACATCTTCCTGTCCACGCGTGCCAAGGACCAGAACGAGTCTCTAGATGAAGAGATGTTCTATAAGCTGACCAGTGGCTGGGTCTGA
- the fermt2 gene encoding fermitin family homolog 2 isoform X1, whose amino-acid sequence MALDGIRMPDGCYADGTWELKMHVTDLHRDVSLRVTGEIHIGGVMLKLVEKLDVKKDWSDHALWWEKKKTWLLKTHWTLDKYGIQADARLLFTPQHKLLRLQLPNMKHMKVKVNFSDRVFKAVSDICKTFNIRHPEELSLLRKPRDPKKKKKKLEEAEEDDLELEGPLLTPGSASEVIYIGPVKGSIYSSPGLYSKTMTPTYDSRDGSPLSPTSAWFGDSPLSEGNPSILAVSQPISSPDILVKLYKPQSLLDKAKINQGWLDSSRSLMEQDVKENEVLLLRFKYHSFFDLNPKYDAIRVNQLYEQAKWAILLEEIECTEEEMMMFAALQYHINKLSIMASDNHMNNSEKEVDEVDAALSDLEITLEGGKTSNTLGDITSIPELADYVKVFKPKKLTLKGYKQYWCTFKDITISCYKSKEESHGTPAHQMNLRGCEVTPDVNISGQKFNIKLLIPVADGMNEIWLRCDTEKQYAHWMAACRLASKGKTMADSSYNLEVQNILSFLKMQHMNPDPQFIEPITTDINPECLVSPRYLKKYKNKQPGYIRDLISARILEAHQNVAQMSLIEAKMRFIQAWQSLPEFGITHFLAKFQGGKREELIGITYNRLIRMDASTGDAIKTWRFSNMKQWNVNWEIKMVTVEFADEPSLSFICAEVDCKVVHEFIGGYIFLSTRAKDQNESLDEEMFYKLTSGWV is encoded by the exons ATGGCGTTGGATGGGATCCGGATGCCCGATGGCTGCTACGCCGACGGGACGTGGGAACTGAAGATGCATGTCACTGACCTCCACAGGGACGTGTCGCTGAGGGTCACTGGGGAAATCCACATTGGCGGAGTCATGCTCAAACTCGTGGAGAAACTAG ATGTGAAGAAGGACTGGTCAGACCATGCTTTGtggtgggagaagaagaagacatggCTGCTGAAAACCCACTGGACGTTGGACAAGTATGGCATCCAAGCCGACGCCAGGCTGCTCTTCACACCGCAGCACAAGCTGCTGCGCCTCCAGCTGCCCAACATGAAGCACATGAAGGTCAAGGTCAACTTCTCTGACCGCGTCTTCAAGGCTGTGTCAGACATCTGCAAGACTTTCA acATCCGCCACCCAGAGGAGCTATCTTTACTGCGTAAGCCCCGTGAtcccaagaagaagaagaaaaagttggAAGAGGCTGAGGAGGATGATCTGGAGCTGGAGGGTCCACTGTTAACCCCTGGATCAG CCTCTGAGGTAATATACATCGGACCTGTCAAAG GGAGCATCTACTCCAGTCCAGGCTTGTACAGCAAGACCATGACCCCCACCTACGACTCCAGGGACGGCAGCCCACTGTCGCCCACCTCCGCCTGGTTCGGGGACAGCCCCTTGTCCGAAGGCAATCCCAGCATCCTCGCTGTCAGCCAGCCAATCTCCTCACCAGACATCCTGGTGAAACTCTACAAGCCCCAGTCCCTGCTGGACAAAGCCAAAATCAACCAGGG GTGGTTGGACTCATCCAGGTCCCTGATGGAGCAGGATGTGAAGGAGAatgaggtgctgctgctgaggtttAAATACCACAGTTTCTTTGATCTCAACCCTAAG TATGATGCCATCCGAGTGAACCAGCTCTATGAGCAGGCGAAGTGGGCTATCCTGCTGGAGGAAATTGAGTGCACGGAGGAGGAAATGATGATGTTTGCTGCCCTGCAG taCCACATCAACAAGCTGTCAATCATGGCTTCAGACAACCACATGAATAACAGTGAGAAGGAGGTGGATGAGGTGGATGCAGCCCTGTCAGACCTGGAGATCACTTTGGAGGGAGGAAAGACGTCCAACACACTG GGTGACATCACATCTATTCCTGAGCTAGCTGATTATGTCAAAGTCTTCAA ACCCAAGAAACTGACGCTGAAGGGGTATAAGCAGTACTGGTGCACATTCAAGGATATCACAATTTCCTGTTACAAGAGTAAAGAGGAGTCACATGGGACACCTGCTCACCAAATGAATCTTAGAG GTTGTGAGGTAACTCCAGATGTTAACATCTCGGGTCAGAAATTCAACATCAAGTTGCTAATCCCTGTGGCCGATGGCATGAATGAGATCTGGCTTCGGTGTGACACA GAGAAGCAGTACGCCCACTGGATGGCTGCATGTCGCTTAGCCTCCAAAGGGAAGACCATGGCTGACAGCTCGTACAACCTGGAAGTCCAGAACATTTTGTCCTTCCTCAAGATGCAGCACATGAACCCAGACCCTCAGTTCATTGAGCCGATCACCACCGATATCAACCCAGAATGCCTGGTGTCCCCGCGCTATCTGAAGAAGTACAAGAACAAGCAG CCAGGCTATATCAGGGACTTG ATTTCTGCCCGGATCCTTGAAGCCCACCAGAATGTGGCCCAGATGAGTCTCATCGAGGCCAAGATGCGCTTCATTCAGGCGTGGCAGTCCCTGCCCGAGTTTGGAATCACTCATTTCCTTGCCAA gTTCCAGGGTGGAAAGCGGGAGGAGCTGATCGGCATCACTTATAACCGCTTGATCCGGATGGATGCCAGCACTGGAGATGCCATTAAGACTTGGCGCTTTAGCAATATGAAACAGTGGAATGTCAACTGGGAGATCAAGATG GTGACGGTGGAATTTGCAGACGAGCCCAGTCTGTCTTTCATCTGTGCCGAGGTGGACTGTAAGGTGGTCCACGAGTTCATTGGTGGCTACATCTTCCTGTCCACGCGTGCCAAGGACCAGAACGAGTCTCTAGATGAAGAGATGTTCTATAAGCTGACCAGTGGCTGGGTCTGA
- the fermt2 gene encoding fermitin family homolog 2 isoform X3 encodes MALDGIRMPDGCYADGTWELKMHVTDLHRDVSLRVTGEIHIGGVMLKLVEKLDVKKDWSDHALWWEKKKTWLLKTHWTLDKYGIQADARLLFTPQHKLLRLQLPNMKHMKVKVNFSDRVFKAVSDICKTFNIRHPEELSLLRKPRDPKKKKKKLEEAEEDDLELEGPLLTPGSGSIYSSPGLYSKTMTPTYDSRDGSPLSPTSAWFGDSPLSEGNPSILAVSQPISSPDILVKLYKPQSLLDKAKINQGWLDSSRSLMEQDVKENEVLLLRFKYHSFFDLNPKYDAIRVNQLYEQAKWAILLEEIECTEEEMMMFAALQYHINKLSIMASDNHMNNSEKEVDEVDAALSDLEITLEGGKTSNTLGDITSIPELADYVKVFKPKKLTLKGYKQYWCTFKDITISCYKSKEESHGTPAHQMNLRGCEVTPDVNISGQKFNIKLLIPVADGMNEIWLRCDTEKQYAHWMAACRLASKGKTMADSSYNLEVQNILSFLKMQHMNPDPQFIEPITTDINPECLVSPRYLKKYKNKQPGYIRDLISARILEAHQNVAQMSLIEAKMRFIQAWQSLPEFGITHFLAKFQGGKREELIGITYNRLIRMDASTGDAIKTWRFSNMKQWNVNWEIKMVTVEFADEPSLSFICAEVDCKVVHEFIGGYIFLSTRAKDQNESLDEEMFYKLTSGWV; translated from the exons ATGGCGTTGGATGGGATCCGGATGCCCGATGGCTGCTACGCCGACGGGACGTGGGAACTGAAGATGCATGTCACTGACCTCCACAGGGACGTGTCGCTGAGGGTCACTGGGGAAATCCACATTGGCGGAGTCATGCTCAAACTCGTGGAGAAACTAG ATGTGAAGAAGGACTGGTCAGACCATGCTTTGtggtgggagaagaagaagacatggCTGCTGAAAACCCACTGGACGTTGGACAAGTATGGCATCCAAGCCGACGCCAGGCTGCTCTTCACACCGCAGCACAAGCTGCTGCGCCTCCAGCTGCCCAACATGAAGCACATGAAGGTCAAGGTCAACTTCTCTGACCGCGTCTTCAAGGCTGTGTCAGACATCTGCAAGACTTTCA acATCCGCCACCCAGAGGAGCTATCTTTACTGCGTAAGCCCCGTGAtcccaagaagaagaagaaaaagttggAAGAGGCTGAGGAGGATGATCTGGAGCTGGAGGGTCCACTGTTAACCCCTGGATCAG GGAGCATCTACTCCAGTCCAGGCTTGTACAGCAAGACCATGACCCCCACCTACGACTCCAGGGACGGCAGCCCACTGTCGCCCACCTCCGCCTGGTTCGGGGACAGCCCCTTGTCCGAAGGCAATCCCAGCATCCTCGCTGTCAGCCAGCCAATCTCCTCACCAGACATCCTGGTGAAACTCTACAAGCCCCAGTCCCTGCTGGACAAAGCCAAAATCAACCAGGG GTGGTTGGACTCATCCAGGTCCCTGATGGAGCAGGATGTGAAGGAGAatgaggtgctgctgctgaggtttAAATACCACAGTTTCTTTGATCTCAACCCTAAG TATGATGCCATCCGAGTGAACCAGCTCTATGAGCAGGCGAAGTGGGCTATCCTGCTGGAGGAAATTGAGTGCACGGAGGAGGAAATGATGATGTTTGCTGCCCTGCAG taCCACATCAACAAGCTGTCAATCATGGCTTCAGACAACCACATGAATAACAGTGAGAAGGAGGTGGATGAGGTGGATGCAGCCCTGTCAGACCTGGAGATCACTTTGGAGGGAGGAAAGACGTCCAACACACTG GGTGACATCACATCTATTCCTGAGCTAGCTGATTATGTCAAAGTCTTCAA ACCCAAGAAACTGACGCTGAAGGGGTATAAGCAGTACTGGTGCACATTCAAGGATATCACAATTTCCTGTTACAAGAGTAAAGAGGAGTCACATGGGACACCTGCTCACCAAATGAATCTTAGAG GTTGTGAGGTAACTCCAGATGTTAACATCTCGGGTCAGAAATTCAACATCAAGTTGCTAATCCCTGTGGCCGATGGCATGAATGAGATCTGGCTTCGGTGTGACACA GAGAAGCAGTACGCCCACTGGATGGCTGCATGTCGCTTAGCCTCCAAAGGGAAGACCATGGCTGACAGCTCGTACAACCTGGAAGTCCAGAACATTTTGTCCTTCCTCAAGATGCAGCACATGAACCCAGACCCTCAGTTCATTGAGCCGATCACCACCGATATCAACCCAGAATGCCTGGTGTCCCCGCGCTATCTGAAGAAGTACAAGAACAAGCAG CCAGGCTATATCAGGGACTTG ATTTCTGCCCGGATCCTTGAAGCCCACCAGAATGTGGCCCAGATGAGTCTCATCGAGGCCAAGATGCGCTTCATTCAGGCGTGGCAGTCCCTGCCCGAGTTTGGAATCACTCATTTCCTTGCCAA gTTCCAGGGTGGAAAGCGGGAGGAGCTGATCGGCATCACTTATAACCGCTTGATCCGGATGGATGCCAGCACTGGAGATGCCATTAAGACTTGGCGCTTTAGCAATATGAAACAGTGGAATGTCAACTGGGAGATCAAGATG GTGACGGTGGAATTTGCAGACGAGCCCAGTCTGTCTTTCATCTGTGCCGAGGTGGACTGTAAGGTGGTCCACGAGTTCATTGGTGGCTACATCTTCCTGTCCACGCGTGCCAAGGACCAGAACGAGTCTCTAGATGAAGAGATGTTCTATAAGCTGACCAGTGGCTGGGTCTGA